GCAGAGGGGGAAAGGGCTTTGAATTCCGTTCCCACCATGAGTACCCAGGCATCGCCATAGTCGCGGGGATTTTGGATGACTGCTCCATTAGAGAGTTGCAGGTTGAGGTCTTTGAATCCGGACCAATCCGCATAATCGAGATCCACTTCCACCTTCCACTCATGTTTCGCGTTTCGAATAGGCCATCCGGCGATGGCCCACGTGTAAACATCGGGGAGTTCAATGGTCGTGGACGCACCGGCAAGGCGGGTTCCACCGGCTAAAAAATCCCCTTTAAGGTCCAAATTGGGTCCGTTCCGATAGACAAACGCAAGATTGACGAGTGGATGGCCGTCTTGATTGCGGAAGGGTGTCCAGAGGACACTGGCGTTAAATCCCAGGGCGGTGTCAGTCCCGTTTGCTTCCAGGCTTGTCCCAGCGGGTATACCAAACGGATTGCCTGGTGCCGCATTCTGTTGGAGTTCTGCCTGACCTTCTCCCAGAAAGCTGGCAAAGGTATAAATATCCAGCCCGCCTCCTACAGAGATATAATCATTTACCTTATAGGCGAGAGTGGGCTTGATATCAATAAGAGGAAGGGACGCTCTCGTGAGTATGGGAGAAATCAGGCTATCATCGGGGTATTCGATATTCAGCGCATACGGGGTGGTGACACCAATTCCTACGGTCCAATTCGGGAGATTGTCCAGGCCTAAGGCAGGAAGGTTTGCAGTGAGAAATAATGAACTGGGTGGGGGAGTAGAGATCGTCCCACCAACACCACCCTTCACGGTTGGTCCGAGGTCGCTTTTGAATCGAACCGTGCCTCCGATCAAGAGAGTCCCTGCATAAAATTGGATGCCTTGTAACTGGGTCATACCCGCTGGATTGTAATGCAGGGCTGAGGCATCATCGGCTTGGGCGGTAAAGGCAGCGCCTTGGCCGGTAGCGGAAGCGCCATGATCGAGAATACGAAATGCTTCAGCACGAACTGTTTGAGGAGTGATGATGGTATTGAAGAGCCCAAGGATGAGGCAAGAAACGATCAGGCGGCAGATGATCAATGTCGTCACGTCTCCTCCTTGAGAACGGGGAACCGATCGAATTTCCGGGGAAGTCTATGAAAAACAAGAGAAGATAGCAATCTTGATCAGGGAGGAGCAACGAGTGACAATAGCGAAAGTGATACCTCCCGACCGGGGATCGCGGACTTCCTCTCTGTTTTTCGAAGAAGTTTGATTCATGCAGAGGGATTCCTTCAGAGAAATTCTGTTCCCGAAGTCGGACAGGTGAACGCTGAAAAGGAGAATGGCATGCGGGTGAAAAAACTGTTGCATACGAGAATGCGGGTGAGTGACATGGAGCAGACGCTAGGCTTTTATCGAGAGGTCCTTGGGCTGGAAGTCGTGGAGCAAAAGGTGTCGCCACGAGGTTCGCATCTGGCATTTTTGGCTGTCCCCAATAGTGAGGAATTGATTGAGTTGTGCAGTTTTCCGAGTAGCGGGACGGTCAAGGTTCAAGAGGATCTCGTGCATTTGGCCTTTGAAGTGGAGGATTTGGAACAGACGATTCAGGAACTCCAAGCCAAAGGTGTGCCGATCACGGATGGCCCCACCCAATCTTCATCCGGCAGCCGGCTTATTTTTATCGATGCGCCGGATGGCTATGAAATTGAGTTGATACAACGGCCCGAGGGCGTCGCCATCGTCTGATGATTAAGGTGGCAAAATAAGAGGTGATGGATACACCCATGCGGACTTCTCAGGTCCTCTCCGACCAACCCGGTCGCTTGAGTGGAATATTGAATAATCTTCCCAAGCAACCAGGGGTCTATCTTTTTAAGGATCGACGAGGCGACATTATCTATATTGGAAAAGCCGCCGTGTTATCGGACCGGGTGCGATCATATTTTCAACATGCATCCGATCTCACGCCTAAAAACCGGGTGCTGTATTCGCAGATCGCGGAATTGGAAACGATCGTCACCCACTCGGAATTCGAAGCCCTCATTTTAGAAAGTAATCTGATCAAGCGGCATCGCCCACGGTTTAATGTGGTCCTCAGGGACGATAAACAATACCCCTATCTCCGGTTGCCGATTCACGATGATTTCCCGAGGCTGTCGATAGTCCGCCGGGTTAAACAGGACAAGGCGTTATATTTTGGTCCGTATGTCCCCACGGGAGCTATGCGCGACACCCTGAAAGTTATTCG
Above is a window of Candidatus Nitrospira neomarina DNA encoding:
- a CDS encoding OmpP1/FadL family transporter produces the protein MTTLIICRLIVSCLILGLFNTIITPQTVRAEAFRILDHGASATGQGAAFTAQADDASALHYNPAGMTQLQGIQFYAGTLLIGGTVRFKSDLGPTVKGGVGGTISTPPPSSLFLTANLPALGLDNLPNWTVGIGVTTPYALNIEYPDDSLISPILTRASLPLIDIKPTLAYKVNDYISVGGGLDIYTFASFLGEGQAELQQNAAPGNPFGIPAGTSLEANGTDTALGFNASVLWTPFRNQDGHPLVNLAFVYRNGPNLDLKGDFLAGGTRLAGASTTIELPDVYTWAIAGWPIRNAKHEWKVEVDLDYADWSGFKDLNLQLSNGAVIQNPRDYGDAWVLMVGTEFKALSPSALPHWDVAFRTGYVRSESPIPNRTFEPAVPDSDFNAFSAGMGFLCHAPGKFLGILPCDIFGAKAIGMDLAYQALLYDERNVQNNQQPLLNGKWDTTLHVGALSVRMNF
- a CDS encoding VOC family protein, translated to MRVKKLLHTRMRVSDMEQTLGFYREVLGLEVVEQKVSPRGSHLAFLAVPNSEELIELCSFPSSGTVKVQEDLVHLAFEVEDLEQTIQELQAKGVPITDGPTQSSSGSRLIFIDAPDGYEIELIQRPEGVAIV